A window of Streptomyces sp. NBC_01224 genomic DNA:
CATCTCGGGCGGTCAGCAACGCCGCGTCGCCCTCGCCCGCGCGCTGGCCCGGTCCCCCGAGATCCTCCTTCTCGACGAGCCCACCGCCGGACTCGACAAGACGCTGCGCGACGAGATCGCCACCCTGTTGCGCTCCGTCGCCACCAGCCGAGACCTGGCCATCGTCATGGCCTGCCACGATCCCGGACTCGTCGAAGCCTGCGCCGACCATGTCGTCCACCTCTGCGCACCCGGGCAAACCCCTGCGCAGGCCCGCGTCCCCGCGCCGCGGCCGGCCCGGTCCGACCGGAGACCCGCCGGGGAGGGGATCACCGCGCGAGGTGTAAGCGTCGCCTTCCGCCACCGAGGCGGTATCCGACATGCGCTTGAGGCCGTGGACTTCACCGCACCGCCCGGGTCCGCCACCGGCATCGTCGGGCCGTCCGGGTCCGGCAAGACGACCCTGCTGCGCGTTCTGGCAGGCCTGCACAGGCCCGACGCCGGCGCCCTCGCCCTTCACGGCCAAGCCCTCGGAGTCACGGCCCGCAGTCGCCGGCGCGAACACCACCGGCGCATCCAGCTCGTGCCTCAGAACCCCCTGGGCACACTCAACCCCTCGCGCACCGTGGGTGCCGCACTCGCCCGCCCGCTACGGCTCCACCGCACCGTGGCCAAGGGCCACGTGCCGGCCCGGGTGGCGGACCTCCTGGCGCAGGTCGGACTTCCCGCCGACTTCGCGGACCGCTATCCCGCCGAACTGTCCGGCGGACAGCGCCAGCGTGTCGCCATCGCCCGGGCGTTGGCCACCGAACCCGACTTCCTGCTCTGCGACGAGATCACCTCGGCCCTGGACCCGGAGACGGCCGTCAGCATCATGGAGCTCCTGCAACACCTGCGTACCGCCCGCAATATGGCCATCGCAGTGGTCAGCCACCAACTCCACCTGATCGCCTCCTACACCGAGGCGGTGCACCTGCTGGAGGGCGGCCGGCTGACCGCGTACGGCCCGACGGCGACGCTGCTGAAGGAAGTGTGAGAGACCCAGTTGTCACTTCTCGGCGAGAACGTGTGAGGCACCGACGGCGGCGGCGTACGGGAGAGGGTGAGAATTCTGTACTCCGGGGGCGTAGGGCGACCGCCTCCGCGGGTACGACGCCCGCCGGGCGCAGACCGAGGGATGCATCGGGCCGTGGAGAACCGGTCCGCAGTCTCGACGATCGTGACGGAGCCGGTGGGCGCCGGCCCGCTGCTCCTCATCACAAGGTGGCGGAACCTGCGTCCGATCGAAGCGCTTTGTTACGCGACAGGAGCGGAGCTCGTCGTCGCGGGGCTGCTTCACCTGGTCGTCCTCGCAGTCGACGGCGGTCCCTGAGGCGGTCCGGTGTCCTGGCGCAAGCCGGTCACCTTCGGGCTCTCCTTCGGCCTGACACTCGTCGCGGTCACCTGGGGCGGTCGCCTCGTTCGCGCGGCGTCCACAGGGGCCCGCCGGGATGGCTCTCGCTCTGCGGTCGGGCTGGGCGATCCTCCTTGTCGGGCTGCTGTCGGGCGTGGCCGTGATCGCCCGCGGTGGCTTCGTTGATCTCTGAGGACAGCGTTTGTCGACGGGTTTCGGAGTCAGTTGGCGATCAACGGGCTCGTGAAGGTCGAGGAGAAATGACGGCACTAGTGGCCGCGGGCGTGGGACGGCCAGCCGCCCGTCCGGGCGGCTGGCCGTCGAGCAGCAGAAGTGAAATTCAGCGCCGGATTGTCAGACTAATGACGTCGCCTCTTGGGCCGCCACGGCGAGCTCCAGCTCAGCAGGCATGCGAATCCGCTCGGTGCTGCTGAAGTATCTGCGCGCTCCAGGTGTCCACCGCGGGACTGCGGCGGTAGAAGACGTTCGGCTGCACCGGGTCGCACGTCACCAGCAGAATGTCTCCCTGGTCGAGCACAACCTTCCGCTGGACTTGTGTGGAGCGGCGTCTGCGGGACCGCATGACCTCAAGGTGCAGCGAGTGCGGACCTGGGGGCAAAGGGATGAATCGAACCTTCCTGATGCTGGTTCGACCCACGCTGCAGAGGTAACGCCCACTTTCGGTGACGGACACCAGGCACCACTTGGGTGACATGCTGCGGGGAGGGTCGCGCAGGTCAACCTGGAACAGCAGCCCGGTCCGGCCTCGGCGGCGGGCTCTGTGGATCAGATAGCGACAGCGCCACTTCAACCGGCCGTCGAAGTCGCTGTTCACCTGCACCGCAATGTCCCCCACGCTGCCCCCATCCGCGAGCCGACCAAGTCCCCCCGGCCGCCCCAGGCTGGCACGGGTAGGCAAGATCCAGAAGAGCCGTGACCGGCAGAATGGGTGGGCAGAAGCCTGCCGGAGAGCAGCGGTGACACGACTCAGCCGACCCCAACGCTCACGACAAGTCAACCGGCCTTGGCTGCTTCTTCCGTTCGGGCTCGGGTGCTGGCGAGGCGGTAGGAGTCGGTGCCGGTTTCGATGATGGTGCCGTTGAAGGTGAGGCGGTCGACGATGGCCGCGCAGAGTCGGGGGTCGGTGAAGGTCTTGGTCCAGCCGCCGAAGGACTCGTTCGAGGCGACGCACCGGTGCGGGCCGTGAGGCTTCCGGCCCGCTGCGATTGTCAGTGCCGGATGCGATCCTGCCCCCATGGACGAGCTGATGCGGCAGCGGCGCGTGTACGGCGCCGACCATGACGATCCCGATCCGGGGCCCCAGCCAGGTCACTCCTACCGGGAGTTGGTGGGCGGCCCGCTCGACGGGCTGCTCCTCGATGTGACCGGCTGGACGGAGACGGCACTGCGCGAGGGGGCGGCGCTGAACACGGAGATCGGGCGGTTCGGCCCGGGCGGCCGAGCGGAGTACGGACCCAGGGACGGCGACTTCGACCGGTGGGACTGGCAGGGCGACATACCCTGACCCTCACCGCCACGCCACTTCGTCGAGGTGGTGTGGCGGTGGCCGGCACCGAGCCCGCTGCGCAGCGCGCGATGAATGAGACCTGCCAGGACTAATCGGCTGAATCGCTCGATACTGGAACCATGGCACAGAAGACGTCTCGACCGCACGCCCCGCCGACCCTCTCCGTCAAGGGCCGGGACGTACGGATACGCACCGTCGGGATCGTGGTACTGATCGGTCTCGCGATCTGGTTCATCGCCGCGAACACCGAATCGGTCGGCATCCGGCTGTGGGTACCCACCGTCACCCTGCCGCTCTGGGCGGTACTGACCGTGACGCTGCTGGTCGGGCTGGTGACAGGCGGACTGCTGGCCCACCGCAGGGCGAAGCGCTGAGCCGGCGGACGAGGAGCCGGCTCCCGGGCCTCGTGGGAACGCGTACACAGCGCTGGCCCGCCGACTCGCCCGCGTGCGGGCTAAGCACCCCTGCCGTCACCAGCGGGAACAGGAGCAGCCCGAGAAGCACGCGGTAGATGACGAACGGCATCCGTCGTCGGCCCATCAGGGCCGCAGGGCGATCAGGGCGAGCCAGGTTCGATCGGCCCGAACGGATCCGTGGACCCGAGCGGCAGCCCTGGTGCCGACGGTGAAGACGGCGCTGCCGGCGTCGGCTCTCCAGGCCCCACGGGTGCCCCAGGCGCGGACGGCCGGTCCGTCATCGGCCCGAAGGGAGACAGCGGTCCTGCCGGCCCGCCAGGCGCGGGCGGCAAGAACGGTAAGGACGGCGCCGACGGGCAGACCTGTCCGGACGGTTACTCTCTCCAGGTCCCACCGGATGATCCGGATGCCCTGGTGTGCCGCCGGACTGGTGCCGAGACGCCGTCCCCGGACCAGTCACGCAACCTGCTCGGCCTGGGGGCTCTCACAGCTAACGCCATGTACAGGAGACTTGATGGCTGAAATTCCGCCGCGGCAGACACAGCGGCGCCTCGACGACAGCGCCGCCGACATGGGGACGCTCGTCGACCTCGGAATCGTCGAGGAGCAGCCGAAGCCGCAGTACGCCGGGCTGTTCCTCGAGCCCGACATCCCGCCGGCCGCAGAGGACGCCGCTTGAGCACGGATGCCCCCGCTGCCCATTCTGGGTGGCGGGGGCATCGTCGTGTCTGAGACCAGCGGCTGCAGCAGCGCTGATTGCTGATTACGGACAGGTCTCCTCAAATTTGACCGCGGTGAATTCGACCGGCTGTCCGCGCAGCGCGACCCTGGGCTCGGGGACTGGGTGCAGACCTGCCAGTTGCTCTCCATCAGCACCATGCGGTCTCCGGTCGCGTACCACTGTGATCGAGGTACCCGAGTCGAGGGCGCCGCGGGCCGCGTTCACGGACTTGCCTGCCAGATTCGATCGCCGGAACCAGGCGCTGGGGTCTGCGGCGTGGTCCCGTGAAGCCGACGACGAAGGCATCCTCGGTTGCGGCATGTCGGACCTTCACCCTTCTCCGCACCGACCGCGCCCGTGGTAGGGGACGAAGGTGGTTCAGCGCAGAGCAATGAGTCCTGCGTCCGTCGGTCTGAAGCCGCAGGCGTCGAAGTAGAAGGGGCGCAAGTGCTCTTCGAAATCAACGTGAAGCCACTCGCAGTTCGCCGAACGGGCTCCTCGGGCTGCTGCGGCCACGAGTTCGGTTCCGCCGCCGGTCTTGCGCAGGTCCTGAGCGACCATCGTGTCGAGGATGAAGGCATGGGCGCCGCCATCCCAGGCGACGTTGACAAAGCCCACCAGCCTGTCGGCCTTTCGTGCGCAGACCCAGCCGAGGCTGTGACGATGCACTTGTGCGTGCCGGTCGGTGAGCGTTTGGCCGTGCCCGAACGCCTCCGCATGAAGTACGTTGAGGTCTGTGTTGTCGAAGTCACCGCGCCACTCATACGTGATCGTCATGGCCGCATCGTAGGTCGCGGGGCATCTGGACTCGCCCCTTATCGGTGTCCTGCCGCCGCTCATCCGCCATCTCGTGCGTGAGGCAGGTCGGGCATTCCCAGGGAGCTCAACGCCTGCGGAGGCCCCCACGACTTCGTCCCGGATCTTGCCGAGTCGGCCCTTCCGGTCGTACGGGAGATCTACGGTGACCTGCCCCGAACCACCGCCGGATCCTTCGCTCCGCCACAGTCAGTGCCCGAAGATGCGAGCGCTCTCGACCGTCTGGCCGCCTACCTTGGCCGCACCGTCTCCTGACAGACCAGCAGTCCCAGCGCGAGAGCATCGGCCGAGTTCTGGGGCAGGGACCGCAGTCCAGGGAGCGCCGCTACATCGCGGGGCGCCCTGGAGGCGAGCCTGCCACACACCCTGAAATGCGGGTGGCCCCGGCATTCGACATTGCGGGGTTGCTGCTATTCGTCGTGGAGTTCGGCTCGAACGCGGCGTGAGGGTTGGAAGCTGTAGAGGTCGAGGATGTCTGGCGGTTCGGCCAAGCCGGGGCCGCCGTTGCTGACCCAGGTGGTGATGTCTGTGGCGGCGCCGGGGTCGTTGACCTGGCCGAGCCAGACCGGGCGGCCTCCGGCCTTTCGTCCTTCGGCGGAGGGCTGGATGACGATGACGTTGGCGCGCTCGCACGCGTCGAGGCAGTCGGTGCGGCGGACGATGGCCACTGTGGCCAGCGCGGTTCGCAGGTCGGTGAGTTGGGCTTCGTGGTCGAGGTGGGGGACCTTGGCCGGGGTGCCGCAGCAGCATCCGCGGCAGACGGTGACGGTGCAGCGAGCACCGGTCGCCCTGGTTGCGGCGGCGGTGCGGCGGGTGCGTTTGCTCAAGGGACGTCCTTGTGGAGGGTGCCGGTCCAAGCGTGCTCGCGCAGGAGGCGCAGACCGTTGAGGCCGACGATGACGGTGGAGCCTTCGTGGCCGGCGACGCCGAGCGGCAGCGGGAGGGTGGCGATCAGGTCCCAGGCCACCAGTGCGGTGATGAAGATCCCGGCGATGACCAGATTCTGCACGACGAGGCGGCGGGCCTTGCGCGAGAGGGACACGATCGCGGGGATGGTGGCGAGTTCGTCGCGGACCACGACGGCGTCGGCGGTCTCCAGCGCAAGGTCGGAGCCTGCCTTGCCCATCGCGATGCCGGTGTGTGCGGCGGCCAGCGCGGGTGCGTCGTTGACGCCGTCGCCGATCATCAGTACCCGTCGGCCCTCCGCTTCCCATGCTTGGACAGCGCTCACCTTGTCTTGCGGGAGCAGCCCGGCGCGGACATCGGTGATGCCGACCTCGGCGGCGAGATGACGTGCGGCGCGTTCGTTGTCGCCGGTCAGCAAGACCGGGGCCCGGCCGGTCAGTTCGGTAAGCGTGACCACCGTCGCCTTCGCGTCCGGGCGGAGCCGGTCGGCGATGCCCAGCACCCCGACCGGGTTGCTGTCGCGCAGGACCAGGACCGCGGTGCGGCCCTCGTCTTCGAGCGCCTGCACCGCGGCGCTGATGTCCAGGCCGCCTGCAGGGGCGAGGCGGGTCGGGGAGCCGACCTGGATGGTGCGTCCGTCGATGGTGGCGGTGATGCCTGCGCCGGGGGCAGAGGTGAAATCGCTTACCTCGGCGAGGGGGAGGCTCCGCTCGCGGGCGGCCTGGACGACGGCGCGCGCCAGGGGGTGCTCGCTGGGGTGCTCGGCCGCCGCCGCCAGCGCCAGCAGCCCTTCCTCGTCCAGGCCCGAACCGGGCTGGGGACGGATGTTGGTGACACGGGGGGTGCCCTCGGTCAGGGTGCCGGTCTTGTCCAGCGCCACCGCGTCGACCTGGCCCAGGCGTTCCATCACGACCGCCGACTTCGCCAGCACGCCGTGGCGGCCCCCGTTCGCGATCGCGGACAACAGCGGCGGCATCGTGGACAGCACCACCGCGCACGGTGAAGCGACGATCATGAACGTCATCGCGCGCAGAAGGGCGGGCTGAAGAGCGGAGCCGAACGCGAGCGGGATCGCGAAGACGGCCAGCGTGGCGATGACCATGCCGATCGAGTACCGCTGCTCGATCTTCTCGATGAACAGCTGTGTGGGGGCCTTGGTCTCGGAGGCTTCCTCGACCATCTTCACGATCCGGGCGATCACCGAGTCCGCCGGGTCACGCTCGACGCGGACCCGCAGGGCGCCGGTGCCATTGACGGTGCCGGCGAACACCTCGTCCCCCACCTGCTTGGCCACCGGGAGCGGTTCGCCGGTGATGGTGGCCTGGTCGACGTCGCTGGTCCCGTCGAGGACCTGGCCGTCGGCGCCGACCCGCTCGCCAGGCCGCACCAGGATGGTGTCGCCCACCGTGAGGGAGTCGGCCGGGATGCTCTCCTCCCCGCCGCCGGGCAGGAGCCGGGCCGCGGTGGTCGGCGCGAGGTCGAGCAGGCCGCGCACCGAGTCGGCGGTGCGGGCGGTCGCGACGGCCTCCAGGGCTCCGGAGGTGGCGAAGATGACGATCAGCAGTGCGCCGTCGAGGACCTGGCCGATGGCGGCGGCGCCGAGCGCCGCGACGACCATGAGCAGATCCACGTCCAAGGTCTTGTCCTTGAGGGCCTTCAGGCCCTCCCGGCCCGGCTCCCAGCCGCCGGTGACGTAGACGGCCGCATACAGGGGGATCCACAGCCAGGCCGGGGCGCCGACGAGATTCAGCGGAAGGGCGATCAGGAACAGCACCAGCGCGACCAGCGCCCACCGGGACTCCGGTAGCGCCAGGATGCGCGTACGCCGCTTCGGCGCCGCCGGACGCGGCCCGGCAGCGGCCGGTGCGGGCCGCTGGTCCAGGACTGAAGACATGACAAAACAACCCTTCACGGGCGGACGGGGCAACGCATTCACCATACAGGAACATCTGAACAGATCTTCATGTGTCGCCGCTATGATGGCTCCATGGGCCACGGAACCGACACCGCCAACACCGCCACCACCCGCGAGCGCCTTGATGCCGTCGGTACCGCCGACGTCGCCGCCACCCTCCAGGCCCTCGCCACACCCTCCCGGCTCCACATCCTGGCCCGCCTCCAGGAAGGCCCCTGCTCGGTCGGCGACCTCGCCGCCGCCGTCGACATGGAACCCTCCGCCTGCTCCCACCAGCTCCGCCTGCTGCGCAACCTCGGCCTGGTCTCCGGCGAACGCCACGGCCGCTCGATCATCTACGCCCTCTACGACAACCACGTCGCCGAACTCCTCGACCAGGCCCTCTACCACGTAGAACACCTGCGCCTGGGAATCCGCGACACTCCTGCCGCTGTCGCCGAGGAGACGTCGGCCGGGCTGTAGCGGACCGGCGCCGCAGCTAGATGCCCTCGCCGAACCAGGGGGTCTCGGAGGGCGCCACGGTCGGTGCGTACCCGGATGAGGCGGACCGGGTGCCTCCACCGTCCCGATGGATCCAAGGACACGTCCACAGCGACCTCGGCGACGATGACCGGTTCGACCAGCCGGAGTTGGAGCTGCTGTCGCGACCCCCACCCGGCGGAGAAGGCCCATCCGGTCCACGGATGACCGGCGTGGCCGGGCGGGATTTCGACTGCCAGGGCTTGGCGGGCGGCCCGGTCAAAAAACGGTGGTGCGGTCGGCGTACCGCAATTGGCCGCTCGTGTCGAAGCGTCCGAGCAGGGCCGTGGTCGGGGCGGACAGTGTGCCGGTGACCGCGCCGGTGACGGCTTCGGTGCTGTGCCGGGAACACTGGTGGAGCGTTCGTATTCGACAGACACGGTATTCGGGCAACCAGGCGGTGGCAGGATCGCCAACGGCTACCACCCCGGCCCGCTACGACTCGGCTGTGGCCCGCCTGCGGGAGAGCCCGCCGGAGGGCCACGAAGTGCTCGACGAGGATGTCGCCGAGCTCTGTCTGCTCTGGCACGTCG
This region includes:
- a CDS encoding (2Fe-2S) ferredoxin domain-containing protein, with the translated sequence MSKRTRRTAAATRATGARCTVTVCRGCCCGTPAKVPHLDHEAQLTDLRTALATVAIVRRTDCLDACERANVIVIQPSAEGRKAGGRPVWLGQVNDPGAATDITTWVSNGGPGLAEPPDILDLYSFQPSRRVRAELHDE
- a CDS encoding LapA family protein: MAQKTSRPHAPPTLSVKGRDVRIRTVGIVVLIGLAIWFIAANTESVGIRLWVPTVTLPLWAVLTVTLLVGLVTGGLLAHRRAKR
- a CDS encoding GNAT family N-acetyltransferase, which produces MTITYEWRGDFDNTDLNVLHAEAFGHGQTLTDRHAQVHRHSLGWVCARKADRLVGFVNVAWDGGAHAFILDTMVAQDLRKTGGGTELVAAAARGARSANCEWLHVDFEEHLRPFYFDACGFRPTDAGLIALR
- a CDS encoding ArsR/SmtB family transcription factor; the encoded protein is MGHGTDTANTATTRERLDAVGTADVAATLQALATPSRLHILARLQEGPCSVGDLAAAVDMEPSACSHQLRLLRNLGLVSGERHGRSIIYALYDNHVAELLDQALYHVEHLRLGIRDTPAAVAEETSAGL
- a CDS encoding heavy metal translocating P-type ATPase; protein product: MSSVLDQRPAPAAAGPRPAAPKRRTRILALPESRWALVALVLFLIALPLNLVGAPAWLWIPLYAAVYVTGGWEPGREGLKALKDKTLDVDLLMVVAALGAAAIGQVLDGALLIVIFATSGALEAVATARTADSVRGLLDLAPTTAARLLPGGGEESIPADSLTVGDTILVRPGERVGADGQVLDGTSDVDQATITGEPLPVAKQVGDEVFAGTVNGTGALRVRVERDPADSVIARIVKMVEEASETKAPTQLFIEKIEQRYSIGMVIATLAVFAIPLAFGSALQPALLRAMTFMIVASPCAVVLSTMPPLLSAIANGGRHGVLAKSAVVMERLGQVDAVALDKTGTLTEGTPRVTNIRPQPGSGLDEEGLLALAAAAEHPSEHPLARAVVQAARERSLPLAEVSDFTSAPGAGITATIDGRTIQVGSPTRLAPAGGLDISAAVQALEDEGRTAVLVLRDSNPVGVLGIADRLRPDAKATVVTLTELTGRAPVLLTGDNERAARHLAAEVGITDVRAGLLPQDKVSAVQAWEAEGRRVLMIGDGVNDAPALAAAHTGIAMGKAGSDLALETADAVVVRDELATIPAIVSLSRKARRLVVQNLVIAGIFITALVAWDLIATLPLPLGVAGHEGSTVIVGLNGLRLLREHAWTGTLHKDVP
- a CDS encoding ABC transporter ATP-binding protein, which codes for MSQAPHAAAPRDAPGGQPNRAQPGADVPLASVTDLEIRVPDGPVLLRSAGLNIRAGQITALTGASGSGKTTLLRALLGHVPAGAAITAGTLNVLGHHVPSLSAADLRELRRTRIAYVGQDPGSALNPRMRIRRVVAETAIDSSEQAVLALLRECLLPIDGGLPDRRPTDISGGQQRRVALARALARSPEILLLDEPTAGLDKTLRDEIATLLRSVATSRDLAIVMACHDPGLVEACADHVVHLCAPGQTPAQARVPAPRPARSDRRPAGEGITARGVSVAFRHRGGIRHALEAVDFTAPPGSATGIVGPSGSGKTTLLRVLAGLHRPDAGALALHGQALGVTARSRRREHHRRIQLVPQNPLGTLNPSRTVGAALARPLRLHRTVAKGHVPARVADLLAQVGLPADFADRYPAELSGGQRQRVAIARALATEPDFLLCDEITSALDPETAVSIMELLQHLRTARNMAIAVVSHQLHLIASYTEAVHLLEGGRLTAYGPTATLLKEV